One genomic window of Cricetulus griseus strain 17A/GY chromosome 3, alternate assembly CriGri-PICRH-1.0, whole genome shotgun sequence includes the following:
- the Rab4a gene encoding ras-related protein Rab-4A isoform X1, with protein sequence MAQTAMSETYDFLFKFLVIGNAGTGKSCLLHQFIEKKFKDDSNHTIGVEFGSKIINVGGKYVKLQIWDTAGQERFRSVTRSYYRGAAGALLVYDITSRETYNALTNWLTDARMLASQNIVIILCGNKKDLDADREVTFLEASRFAQENELMFLETSALTGENVEEAFMQCARKILNKIESGELDPERMGSGIQYGDAALRQLRSPRRTQAPNAQECGC encoded by the exons atttcttgtttaaatttttgGTCATCGGAAATGCGGGAACCGGCAAATCTTGCTTGCTTCATCAgttcattgaaaaaaaat tcaaAGATGACTCAAATCATACCATAGGAGTGGAATTTggctcaaaaataataaatgttggtGGTAAATATGTAAAGTTACAGATATGGGACACAGCCGGACAGGAACGATTCAG GTCTGTGACAAGAAGCTACTACAGAGGTGCAGCAGGGGCACTCCTCGTCTACGACATCACCAG CCGAGAAACCTACAATGCGCTTACTAATTGGTTAACAGATGCCAGAATGCTGGCGAGTCAGAACATTGTCATCATCCTCTGCGGGAACAAGAAGGACCTAGATGCCGACCGGGAAGTCACCTTCCTTGAAGCCTCCAGGTTCGCACAAGAGAATG AGTTGATGTTCTTGGAAACAAGTGCACTGACTGGTGAGAACGTTGAAGAGGCTTTCATGCAGTGTGCAAggaaaatacttaacaaaattgAATCAG GTGAGCTGGACCCAGAGAGAATGGGCTCTGGCATCCAGTATGGAGACGCTGCCCTGAGGCAGCTACGGTCACCACGGCGTACACAGGCCCCAAATGCACAGGAATGTGGCTGTTAG
- the Rab4a gene encoding ras-related protein Rab-4A isoform X2, whose product MCWVLSRPSSPHTPSRDFLFKFLVIGNAGTGKSCLLHQFIEKKFKDDSNHTIGVEFGSKIINVGGKYVKLQIWDTAGQERFRSVTRSYYRGAAGALLVYDITSRETYNALTNWLTDARMLASQNIVIILCGNKKDLDADREVTFLEASRFAQENELMFLETSALTGENVEEAFMQCARKILNKIESGELDPERMGSGIQYGDAALRQLRSPRRTQAPNAQECGC is encoded by the exons atttcttgtttaaatttttgGTCATCGGAAATGCGGGAACCGGCAAATCTTGCTTGCTTCATCAgttcattgaaaaaaaat tcaaAGATGACTCAAATCATACCATAGGAGTGGAATTTggctcaaaaataataaatgttggtGGTAAATATGTAAAGTTACAGATATGGGACACAGCCGGACAGGAACGATTCAG GTCTGTGACAAGAAGCTACTACAGAGGTGCAGCAGGGGCACTCCTCGTCTACGACATCACCAG CCGAGAAACCTACAATGCGCTTACTAATTGGTTAACAGATGCCAGAATGCTGGCGAGTCAGAACATTGTCATCATCCTCTGCGGGAACAAGAAGGACCTAGATGCCGACCGGGAAGTCACCTTCCTTGAAGCCTCCAGGTTCGCACAAGAGAATG AGTTGATGTTCTTGGAAACAAGTGCACTGACTGGTGAGAACGTTGAAGAGGCTTTCATGCAGTGTGCAAggaaaatacttaacaaaattgAATCAG GTGAGCTGGACCCAGAGAGAATGGGCTCTGGCATCCAGTATGGAGACGCTGCCCTGAGGCAGCTACGGTCACCACGGCGTACACAGGCCCCAAATGCACAGGAATGTGGCTGTTAG
- the Rab4a gene encoding ras-related protein Rab-4A isoform X3 translates to MSVTRSYYRGAAGALLVYDITSRETYNALTNWLTDARMLASQNIVIILCGNKKDLDADREVTFLEASRFAQENELMFLETSALTGENVEEAFMQCARKILNKIESGELDPERMGSGIQYGDAALRQLRSPRRTQAPNAQECGC, encoded by the exons at GTCTGTGACAAGAAGCTACTACAGAGGTGCAGCAGGGGCACTCCTCGTCTACGACATCACCAG CCGAGAAACCTACAATGCGCTTACTAATTGGTTAACAGATGCCAGAATGCTGGCGAGTCAGAACATTGTCATCATCCTCTGCGGGAACAAGAAGGACCTAGATGCCGACCGGGAAGTCACCTTCCTTGAAGCCTCCAGGTTCGCACAAGAGAATG AGTTGATGTTCTTGGAAACAAGTGCACTGACTGGTGAGAACGTTGAAGAGGCTTTCATGCAGTGTGCAAggaaaatacttaacaaaattgAATCAG GTGAGCTGGACCCAGAGAGAATGGGCTCTGGCATCCAGTATGGAGACGCTGCCCTGAGGCAGCTACGGTCACCACGGCGTACACAGGCCCCAAATGCACAGGAATGTGGCTGTTAG
- the LOC100769251 gene encoding small nuclear ribonucleoprotein E, with the protein MAYRGQGQKVQKVMVQPINLIFRYLQNRSRIQVWLYEQVNMWIEGCIIGLDEYMNLVLDDAEEIHSKTKSRKQLGQIMLKGDNITQLQSVSN; encoded by the coding sequence ATGGCGTACCGCGGCCAGGGCCAGAAGGTGCAGAAGGTGATGGTGCAGCCCATCAACCTCATTTTCAGATACTTGCAAAATAGGTCTCGGATTCAGGTGTGGCTATATGAGCAAGTGAATATGTGGATAGAGGGTTGTATTATTGGCCTTGATGAGTACATGAACCTCGTATTAGATGATGCAGAAGAGATTCACTCTAAAACAAAGTCAAGGAAACAACTGGGTCAGATCATGTTGAAAGGAGACAATATTACTCAGCTCCAAAGTGTTTCCAACTAG